GACTTCCCACATTGATCACACTGTCGTAACACCCTTTCAGACTTGTTCTTCTCCTTATTTTCTACGTTAGGTTGACAGGAATGTGTGTTCAGCTCTTCTTCATTGTAGAATCCTTCCCAGCAGTTCTCGCACAAATAAGGCTTTAGATGCAACTTTCTGTGTAGGACTAGGGAACGGAAATCTTCAAACTTCTCATTGCAGTAATCACAATCCCTTCCTATCTCAGACTTTGTGGGATGATTGTTTAGGCAGTGCTCATTCAGTAGATTGACTGAATGGAACTCAGCCTTGCACTCAACACAGAATAATAATCGGATTTCATCTatgttttgttctattttttttacttttctttttttaatgtttatatgGCAGTCTGGTTTTTGGTCGTCGGATTCGTATGCGCAGTCGTAGTTGTCACTGGTGGATTCAAGGAGGCTGAGGTTGTCCATCAAGGTCTTTGAACTGGAATCTATCAGGACTTTGAAGGAGTAAGTGATGGTGAGCTGGTGGACGCAGTTGATGCAGATGTTTTCTGGAAACAACGGGTCTGGTGCCACCTGGAGACAAGAAATATTGATTAGTAGGTAATAAGTAAATGCTGCAGATAATTGAAGACAATAAAGAAACAACTATTCACATTAGTTACATACTGTTCATTATTCTAAAGTATTTGTAATTACTATAACACATGCACTATTAccttgtaattataaaaattctgCAGAATATCTGATAGATGAACTTCTTCGCCAGCTATTCTCACACAAGTATGTATATGGCGCATTTCCTTCTCGCTGCCTAAACATGTTCGACACCGATTTTTATAATCCATTGTAAATGTATCGTCTTTTGTTACTTGCtcacaatattattgtttttaaagttttttatcaTCTCACTCCACAAGCTTCTGTTTATTGATTGACAGTTATTTGACATTTAGGTCTGACATTAATGAATCCATAAACCATTTTTCAGCGttcataaatttaaaacaaaaacaaagttttattatgttagctgaataattatttttctattatctaAGAACACATAAGAATATAACACAAATCATGAcagttaaataaagttttaagtgtgggagagccatgcttcggcacgactgGGCCggttcgatcggagtgataccacggcctaacagaaaattattaaagtgaaacaacgcttgcattgtgtttcgttgtattagtgaggttaccggaggcccaattactcccttcccaaacttcctaatccgcgattccccaacaacccttaaattcctaacacccaaaaggctggcaacgcacttgtaacgccactggcgattaattaccatcaggcgatacgtctgctttgtgttatataaaaagaaaacgtaatctgcctttatttttatttactttttatcttaTCTTATCATAATAGTTTTCGTGAATTTAATTatcattgtttaataataactgttattaattttgaacGTGTCTTTTGTTCATTAAACACTGACGTTGACATTAATTTTCAACATGTTGTTCTGTCAGATTGACAGAATTGCAAGACAATAAATATTAAggcaaaaaataatgtttttccaACCACCCGACGAAGAACCAGCCAGTAGCGAGAATTTAAAAACTACCTCTCGACGACAAAAGAAATTAAGACGCAAAAATAGATTGAAAGCTATAAAAAAAGATCAGCTTGCAAAGAAGAGGCTCGCGCGTAATCCAATACCAACCACGATGTCTTCATGGGCTGAGAACTTTACGAGCGCCGTTACATGGCAATTGAAGCACCAAGTAGCCTTCTGGAAGTCCCGGGCTACGGCTTTAGAGTACGAGAATAAGTTACTACATGATATTATTCGTAAAAACTATTTGAACGAACGACAATCAGACGATAACTCTAGATCTAATTCAGACGAAGAAGAGGAATACTTCGAGCCTGAAAATGAGGTGGAAGATGATGCTGACGAGGAAATAGAAGTGAGTGAAGAGTTTATACAGTTTCTAAGAGAGAATAAGAAGTTCCGAGACGATGCAAAGAGGGAGAGAGAAAGATTGAGAGCTCAGAATGATCAAGAACAAAGAGAAATAGAGGAAATGGAGGCTGGACCTGCAGAAAACGGTGAAGATCCTCAAGAAAGGTTAAAGAAGTTATATGGAGATAGTTGGGAAAGAATATCAGCTCTAGAAATGTCTATGCGATcacattttattagtatttcaGATAGCGAGAAACCAATGTACTGGCCTAACataccatttaattttaattttggatgatattatgtttaatgttaGTTATAGTTAGTATTATGTTATCTTGAGTaagatctttttttattgtaaggttgactatgaaattgtatgattggttaagttttttgttattacttacttatttacttttgaaaGTGTTATCAC
This genomic window from Spodoptera frugiperda isolate SF20-4 chromosome 28, AGI-APGP_CSIRO_Sfru_2.0, whole genome shotgun sequence contains:
- the LOC118265159 gene encoding zinc finger protein 175-like, giving the protein MDYKNRCRTCLGSEKEMRHIHTCVRIAGEEVHLSDILQNFYNYKVAPDPLFPENICINCVHQLTITYSFKVLIDSSSKTLMDNLSLLESTSDNYDCAYESDDQKPDCHINIKKRKVKKIEQNIDEIRLLFCVECKAEFHSVNLLNEHCLNNHPTKSEIGRDCDYCNEKFEDFRSLVLHRKLHLKPYLCENCWEGFYNEEELNTHSCQPNVENKEKNKSERVLRQCDQCGKSYPPGYIRIHMLTHSNDRPYSCKFCPKKFKVPGGLHSHILWNHKRTRNHKCEVCNATFISSSSRSSHIRKNHLKEKKYGCDSCGKRFFSKSELQRHSLTHTGVKNFHCHLCDKSYQTRYGLNVHLKSHSPMNINILNL
- the LOC118265005 gene encoding gem-associated protein 8-like; translation: MFFQPPDEEPASSENLKTTSRRQKKLRRKNRLKAIKKDQLAKKRLARNPIPTTMSSWAENFTSAVTWQLKHQVAFWKSRATALEYENKLLHDIIRKNYLNERQSDDNSRSNSDEEEEYFEPENEVEDDADEEIEVSEEFIQFLRENKKFRDDAKRERERLRAQNDQEQREIEEMEAGPAENGEDPQERLKKLYGDSWERISALEMSMRSHFISISDSEKPMYWPNIPFNFNFG